CCAACGTTTGAATGTGGTTCCGACGGTTACAATGCTTGGAGCGATGAAAGCCCGTCTTGTTGGTGCAACCAGAGGTCATGCTCTCCTCAAGAAGAAGAGTGATGCTTTGACTGTTCAGTTCCGTCAGATACTCAAGAAGATTGTCTCAGCTAAGGAATCAATGGGGGAAGTCATGAAGACATCTGCATTTTCTCTCACCGAAGCAAAATATGTTGCTGGTGACAACATCAAGCATATTGTTCTTGAGAATGTCCAAACTGCCGCTATTAAGATTCGATCTCGGCAGGAGAATATCGCTGGTGTAAAACTcccaaaatttgaacattattCTGATGGTGAGACCAAAAATGATCTCACAGGGTTAGCCAGGGGTGGACAACAGATCCAGCTGTGTCGGGGCGCCTATGTGAAGGCAATTGAGGTTCTTGTAGAGCTTGCTTCACTTCAGACATCATTTTTGACTCTTGATGAGGCAATTAAAACCACAAACCGCAGGGTTAATGCTCTGGAGAATGTTGTGAAGCCAAGGATTGAGAATACTATAAGTTACATTAAGGGAGAATTGGACGAGCTGGAAAGGGAAGATTTCTTTAGACTGAAAAAGATACAGGGTTATAAGAGAAGGGAAATTGAGAGGCAACGTATCAATGCCAAGCTATATGCTGAGGAACAACTTGCTGAAAAGATATCCTTGCAGAAGGGTGTTTCCATGACTTCAGCCCACAACTTATTGTCTGCAGCTGCTGAGAAGGACGaggatattattttttgatgttaaggttggttttttttgtctaaaatGTGTGGGTTTCGTTTGCTTATCTATgttcaaaaatttatttggtgACTTAGGTGGCTCAAGGAGTAATCCCAATAAAAAAACCATATGCTCTAGccaaaatgtatttatttgttttctctGTTACTTTCAAGGCTTTCAGGCCTTGTAAACATTCCTTCACTTGACAGTTCATCTGTTTCTTGAgatacaaatattttgttgtATCATTCTGAATTTGTGTATGATTGGTGTGTTCTTTATCCACTCCATGTAATTCTTGGGTAAATTATGTTAATCAGAGGCAGTCCAGTTTCATATTTTCGTACCAATTACTTGTCTGTTCTCTCCTGCTTTGGATGGAAAAGTGAAAGGAGGATACCAGATTGGTCATTAATAGGTTCGTTAAATGCTAGTGAACATTTTGCAGTCCATGGTTGAATAGGTTCTTGAAGCTAGAGATTTCTATTGATGGTGCCATGACATGTGCTATAGTCCTTGTCATCTACCCTTTTTTCTTACCTGTCCTGGAAAGGTGTAAGATTCCGTAGATTTCAATATATGTTACttgttgatttgatttgtttgattCATAATATGTTTGGCTCATGGCTTAGTAAGTCTTGAATTGTGTAGTCCTGGCCTACAATTTGAGGTTTTTGATATATGAAGTAGATGTGAGCATAAGAAGTGGACATTAGAAATgtagattttttatttcttgtggGATTAAGAGCCATAAAGCCCTAGTTATGTAACTTATGTCTGTGATACATAACCTTCTGATGAAAATTCTTACAAGACAATTCAATAGTACTAAAAAATGCTA
This sequence is a window from Cucurbita pepo subsp. pepo cultivar mu-cu-16 chromosome LG04, ASM280686v2, whole genome shotgun sequence. Protein-coding genes within it:
- the LOC111793167 gene encoding V-type proton ATPase subunit D-like translates to MSGQTQRLNVVPTVTMLGAMKARLVGATRGHALLKKKSDALTVQFRQILKKIVSAKESMGEVMKTSAFSLTEAKYVAGDNIKHIVLENVQTAAIKIRSRQENIAGVKLPKFEHYSDGETKNDLTGLARGGQQIQLCRGAYVKAIEVLVELASLQTSFLTLDEAIKTTNRRVNALENVVKPRIENTISYIKGELDELEREDFFRLKKIQGYKRREIERQRINAKLYAEEQLAEKISLQKGVSMTSAHNLLSAAAEKDEDIIF